ATCACCAGCCGGGAGGACACCGCCGGGGCCCGGTCGTTCGTCCGTCTCTGCGCGGCCGCGGGATTCGACGCCGCCGTCGCCTTCCGCAGCAACAACTACGACGTGGTGCGGGAGCTGGTGTCGGCAGGACTCGGCGTGGCCGTGGTCCCGGCGCTCGGCCATGTGCCCGGCGAGGGCATCGAGGCCACCCGGGTCACCCAGCGCTCCGCACACCGCAGGGTGATGGCGCTGCACCGCAGCGAGAACAGCAACCCGCTGCTCCCCACCGTCCTCAGCTGTCTGCGGGGGGCGGTGCCCGCCGGCGAGCCGTATCTGCACCCGGCGGACGACGAGTGAGGTCCGGCCGACGGCGGGTACCGCCGCTCCCGGGGCGGGGGAGCGGCGGCACACCGGCGCCGTCGGCCGACCGCTTCTCAACGGGCCGGTGCGGGCTCGGGTTCGTCGGACTCGGTCATGTCGTCCAGGGCGTCGAGATCCACCGAGCCGCCCGGCATGACCTTGCGGGTGCGGCGGTAGCCGTACGCGGCGTAGATGATCAGGCCCACGACCAGCCAGCCGCTGAGCCGCACCCAGGTCTCCCACTGGAGGAACGACATCAGCCACACGGAGAAGGCCATGCCGAGGACGGGCACCACCGGCATCCCCGGGCAGCGGAAGGCCCGCTTGAGGTGGGGCTTGCGGTAGCGCAGCAGCAGCACGGAGGCGGAGACCACCACGAACGCCAGAAGCACTCCGATGTTGGTGAGTTCGGCGACCGCGTTGATGGGCAGCAGACCGGCCAGCACGGCCGAGACGATGCCGATCAGCCAGGTGGCGCGGTGCGGAACCTTGCGCCGGGGGTGGATGGCACCGAACCACGCGGGCATCAGCCCGTCGCGGCTGAGCGCGTACCACAGGCGCGAGGCGCCCATCATGAAGGAGAAGGTCACGGTGACGATGCCGATGACCGCGCCGACGGCGATCACGTTGGCCAGCCCGCTCATCCCCACGCTCTGGAACGCGCTGGCGATGCCACTGTTCGGATTGAGCTTGCTGTAGTGCTGCATCCCGGTGAGCACGATGCAGACCAGCACGTACAGCACCATGGAGACCGCCAGCGACAGCATCATCGCCTTCGGCAGCTTGCGCCGCGCCTCCACCGACTCCTCGGCGGCCGTGCTCAACGCGTCATAGCCGAACACGGCGAAGAAGACCGTCGCCGCCCCGGTGAAGGCCCCGCCGAATCCGAACGGCGCGAAAGGATGCAGATTGCCGCTGTCGACCTTGGTGAAGCCGACCACGATCACCAGCAGCACGATGGCGATCTTGATGACGGTCAGTACCGTCTCCACCCGGGCCGACGTGCGGGTGCCGCGGTTCAGCAGCCAGGCCACGCCGAGACAGATCGCCACCGCGAGCAGATCGACCCGGTGGCCGGCTCCGGTGCCGGGGGCGCCCAGCGCCCAGGCCGGCAGGTGGATGCCGACGGCCTGGAGCAGAAATCCCAGATAGCCCGACATCCCGATCGCCACGACGGCGACGATGGCGGTGTACTCCAGCAGCAGGTCCCAGCCCACGATCCAGCCCACGATCTCCCCGAGAACCGCGGCGCAGTAGGTGTAGGACGAGCCGGCCTTCGGCACCATTCCCGCGAACTCGGCATAGGCGAAGGCCGCACAGAGCGAGGCGGCACCGGCCACGAGAAACGAGACGAGGACGGCGGGGCCGGCGACGTCCCGGGCGACGGCCGCGGCCAGGCTGAAAATGCCGGCCCCGATGATGGCGCCGATGCCGATCATCGTCAGCTGGGTGAGGCCGAGGGTGCGCACCATGCGCTCACCGGTGGGCTGTTCATGGGGAAGTGTGCGCCTGAAAATTCCCTGGGGGCCTCTTCCCAGCAACGCCGGGAGGGGAGATTTCGGGGTGTGATGGGGGGACATCGCTCGCTCCCTGTCAGGCAACGGCGGCACGACGGGCCACCGTCGTGGCGTGGGTCACCACTGGCCTGAAACCATCACTCACGATCCTCCCCGGCAAAAGGGATCCCAGCGCGACAACTTGCGTGGCTGAGGGCAAGCAGTACTGGTGCCGGAGCGCCGCAGGGCGAGAAGGCCGGGCTCTCGTGTAAAGGGCACCTTGTTCGGCGAATCGGGTCAACTCCTCCGCGAGGCGGGCTTGTCGGCCCCGCGCCGCGGCCGGGCGGAGGTGTCGTGCCGGGCCCCGCACACCGCCCGCAGGACCTCGACCAGCGCCGCCACGGTGGGCCGGTGTTCGACGGAGGAACGGCACATCACCACGATGTGCCGCTCGACCTTCTCCCGCAGCCGTACGACATCGAGGCGGGACGCGCGCAGGCCGAGCATCAGGTCCGTCACCGTGCTCAACCCGATACCCGCCTCGACGAGCGCCAGCGTGGCCGCGGTATCGGTCACTTCGTGCTGGACACGGGGTTCGATGCCCGCTCGTCGGCAGGCGGTGCGCACCGCGCGGCCGTAGTAGCTGTCGGCGGACGGCAGGATCCACCCCAGATCCTGTGTCTCCGCCAGGCCCACCGCCTCGCGTCCGTCCATGGATCCGGCGGGCACCGCCAGCGCGAACCGCTCGCGGTACAGCTGCCGCACCTGGAGAGCGGGCTCGCGCGGAATGGGCACGTCCGGGTAGTCCAGGCCGAGCGCCAGGTCCACCGCTCCGGACGCGACCGCGTCGTGCACCTCGTCCACATCCATATCGCGGCTGTGCACCGTCAGCCCGGGATGGACCCGCCGTACCTCCTGTAGCGCCGGCGGCAGGAGCTCGGCGGCTGCCGTGGCGAACAGCCCTACCTGGAGCACCCCGGCAATCTCCTGGCGGGTGCGCTCCAGAGCCTCGACGGCCTCCGCCTCCGTCGACAGGATCCGCTCGGCGTGACACGCCAGCGTCCGGCCGGCGTCGGTGAGCTCCACCCGCCGCCCGACCCGCCGCAGCAGCTCCATGCCCGCGGCCTTCTCCAGCGCGGCGATCTGCTGGGAGACCCCGCCGGGCGTGTATCCAAGGGCCTGTGCCGCCGCAGTGATCGTTCCGCGCCGGGTCAGCTCCACCAGGGACCGCAGCTGGGCACTCGTCCAGTCCATATAGAGATCGTAATAGATCAGACGCACTAACTGTTCGTAGACGTCAACGGTTGCCGTGCTGCACGATGACGGGCAGCTAGCTGATCAGCTCTTCTTGCCATGCACCGACAGCCCCAGCCCATGCGCCGGACGGATGCCCCCGGCGCCGGCTTCGGCCTCTGGAAGGGATCGGCCTCTTGTCCATGTCCTCCATGTCCCGCACCGTGCCGCCGACCGCCGACGTCGTGATCGTCGGCGGCGGTGTGATGGGCACCAGCATCGCGTACCACCTGGCCGAGGCCGGGGTGCACCACATCGTCGTCATCGAGCGCGGCGAGCTGGGCAGCGGCAGCTCCGGCAAGCCGATCGGCGGAGTACGGGCGCAGTTCTCCGACCCGCTCAACATCGAACTCGGCAGCAGGAGTCTGCGCGCCTGGCAGGACTTCGGGCAGCGCCCCGGCGCCGACATCCGGCTGGACAGCGTCGGCTATCTCTTCGCGCTCACCAGCGATCAGCAGACCGCGGATTTCGAGACCGCCGTCCGGATCCAGAACAGCCTCGGCGTCCCCAGCCGCATGATCGGCCCCCGCGAGGCACACCAGCTGTGTCCCTACCTCAGCACCGACGGGCTGGTGGCCGCCGCCTACTCCCCGACCGACGGCCACGCCCGGCCCGGACTCGCGGTTCAGGGCTATGCGCGCGCCGCAGCACGGGCCGGTGTCGCCTTCGCCACGCACACCACCGTCACGGGCCTCGACACCACCGGCGACCGGGTCACTGCCGTCCACACCGATCACGGCCGGATCTCCTGTTCCACGGTCATCTGCGCCGCGGGCGCCTGGTCCGAGCGGCTCGGCGCGATGGCGGGCGTCCACCTCCCGGTGCGCCCGGTGCGCCGCCAGCTCGCCTTCACCGCGCCGCTCGCGCCGCCCGCCCCGCGTATCCCGTTCACCATCGACTTCGCCTCGACGGCCTACTTCCACAACAGCGACGACGGACTGCTGTTCGGCCTCGCCGACCCCGCCCAGGCCGACGGCTTCGACACCACCTGGACACCGGACTGGCTCCAGCTGTTCCGCACCGCCGTACAGCGCCGGGCCCCCGCTCTCGCCGACATGGAGACCACCAGCGGCTGGGCCGGACTGTACGAGGTCACCCCGGACCACAACGCACTGATCGGACGCGCCGGCGCGCCGCACAACTTCCTGTACGCCACCGGGTTTTCCGGCCATGGATTCCTCCAGGCCCCCGCCGTCGGCGAGATCATGCGCGATATCCACCTGGAGCGCACCCCGTTCATCGATGTCACCCCGTTCTGCGCCGACCGCTTCACGACCGGTGTGCAGACCCGCCCCGAAATCCACGTGGTGTGAACCCCCCGAAGGAAGGACGACCCGCGATGATCAGCCAGTGGCAACTGCGCGCCGCATTCGCCCAGCGGCTCTCGGACATGTACGGGCGGGAGGTGCCCGCCTACACCACGCTCGTGGAGGTCTCACGGGAGGTCAACGAGGACGTGCTACGGGCGCAGGGGGCCGATGCCGAGCGCCTGGGGTCCATCAGCCGGGTGACCGCGGAACGGCACGGAGCCATCCGCGTCGGCACTCCCGAGGAACTCCGGCAGGTCGCCCGCATCTTCGGCGCCCTGGGCATGCACCCGGTCGGCTTCTACGATCTGCGCGAAGCCGCCGCCAGCGCGGTACCCGTCGTGTCGACCGCGTTCCGCCCCGTCGACGGCGAGGAACTGGCACGCAACCCGTTCCGCGTCTTCACCTCCATGCTCACCCCCGCCGACCCCCGGTTCTTCGACCCCGACCTGCGCGCCCGTCTGGAGAACTTCCTGGCCGGCCGTCAGCTCTTCCCCCCGGAACTGCTGGCCCTCGCCGACCGCGCGGAAGCCGCCGGGGAACTGCCCGACGCGGACGCCGAACGGTTCCTCCAACTCGCCGTGCGGGCCTTCGAACTGTCCCCGGAGCCGGTCGACCAGGCGTGGTACGCCACCCTGGAACGGGTCTCCGCCGTCGCCGCGGACAT
This Streptomyces decoyicus DNA region includes the following protein-coding sequences:
- a CDS encoding amino acid permease, yielding MVRTLGLTQLTMIGIGAIIGAGIFSLAAAVARDVAGPAVLVSFLVAGAASLCAAFAYAEFAGMVPKAGSSYTYCAAVLGEIVGWIVGWDLLLEYTAIVAVVAIGMSGYLGFLLQAVGIHLPAWALGAPGTGAGHRVDLLAVAICLGVAWLLNRGTRTSARVETVLTVIKIAIVLLVIVVGFTKVDSGNLHPFAPFGFGGAFTGAATVFFAVFGYDALSTAAEESVEARRKLPKAMMLSLAVSMVLYVLVCIVLTGMQHYSKLNPNSGIASAFQSVGMSGLANVIAVGAVIGIVTVTFSFMMGASRLWYALSRDGLMPAWFGAIHPRRKVPHRATWLIGIVSAVLAGLLPINAVAELTNIGVLLAFVVVSASVLLLRYRKPHLKRAFRCPGMPVVPVLGMAFSVWLMSFLQWETWVRLSGWLVVGLIIYAAYGYRRTRKVMPGGSVDLDALDDMTESDEPEPAPAR
- a CDS encoding NAD(P)/FAD-dependent oxidoreductase, encoding MSSMSRTVPPTADVVIVGGGVMGTSIAYHLAEAGVHHIVVIERGELGSGSSGKPIGGVRAQFSDPLNIELGSRSLRAWQDFGQRPGADIRLDSVGYLFALTSDQQTADFETAVRIQNSLGVPSRMIGPREAHQLCPYLSTDGLVAAAYSPTDGHARPGLAVQGYARAAARAGVAFATHTTVTGLDTTGDRVTAVHTDHGRISCSTVICAAGAWSERLGAMAGVHLPVRPVRRQLAFTAPLAPPAPRIPFTIDFASTAYFHNSDDGLLFGLADPAQADGFDTTWTPDWLQLFRTAVQRRAPALADMETTSGWAGLYEVTPDHNALIGRAGAPHNFLYATGFSGHGFLQAPAVGEIMRDIHLERTPFIDVTPFCADRFTTGVQTRPEIHVV
- a CDS encoding LysR family transcriptional regulator; its protein translation is MDWTSAQLRSLVELTRRGTITAAAQALGYTPGGVSQQIAALEKAAGMELLRRVGRRVELTDAGRTLACHAERILSTEAEAVEALERTRQEIAGVLQVGLFATAAAELLPPALQEVRRVHPGLTVHSRDMDVDEVHDAVASGAVDLALGLDYPDVPIPREPALQVRQLYRERFALAVPAGSMDGREAVGLAETQDLGWILPSADSYYGRAVRTACRRAGIEPRVQHEVTDTAATLALVEAGIGLSTVTDLMLGLRASRLDVVRLREKVERHIVVMCRSSVEHRPTVAALVEVLRAVCGARHDTSARPRRGADKPASRRS